Proteins encoded by one window of Octopus bimaculoides isolate UCB-OBI-ISO-001 chromosome 4, ASM119413v2, whole genome shotgun sequence:
- the LOC106878533 gene encoding collagen alpha-1(XXI) chain-like, with the protein MSLAIFVFLSFLLLVVDTSQTVKGCSGKSASIIFVLDSSSSVWVEDYRRQLKFVTKLVDSFDIKPDGDSVQVGVITFSSRANLDISLNKFTTKEYLKTAILAIPYRGGITNTAKALILLRKEMQSVLERRSGPFIAIIVTDGHSRQPNKTAKEAKTLHELGINVYAIGVGKEYSVEELKALASDPDENVYQVTDYYALEKLSQRLDIKTCNDIPILPTASMSTVSTATEPMVRDERSAVCFGYDLLSIGALRGNMINQFIRILLPYTGYGAFEIVALPYCPQTFSIPLTPIHSETKLNITNTAKNVSNLEAVISKISQTIQSKLDLNNRSTDHFNVIIYFDSSVNIITPNIIEEIGKLRKLNCKIFLVNIGYNLMPQHLILKSLNCHILQVPTYEDMLNKARNTPFYFRPLLNLS; encoded by the exons GATGTTCAGGAAAATCCGCTAGTATCATATTTGTCTTGGACTCTTCAAGTAGTGTTTGGGTCGAAGACTATCGGAGACAATTAAAGTTTGTCACCAAACTAGTAGACAGCTTTGATATTAAACCAGATGGAGACAGTGTTCAAGTTGGCGTGATAACTTTCAGCAGCAGAGCGAATTTAGATATTTCCTTAAACAAATTCACTACAAAAGAGTATCTCAAAACTGCTATTTTGGCCATTCCTTATCGAGGCGGAATTACTAACACTGCAAAAGCGCTTATTTTATTGAGAAAGGAAATGCAAAGTGTCCTCGAAAGACGTTCTGGTCCTTTTATTGCAATAATTGTAACAGATGGTCATTCACGACAACCCAATAAAACTGCAAAGGAAGCCAAAACTCTTCATGAACTTGGGATCAATGTTTATGCAATAGGTGTTGGCAAAGAGTACAGTGTTGAAGAACTAAAAGCTCTTGCCAGTGATCCTGACGAAAATGTCTACCAAGTTACTGACTATTACGCGCTGGAAAAGCTTTCCCAGAGACTTGATATAAAGACGTGCAACG ATATACCGATATTACCAACAGCCAGTATGTCCACAG tttccacggCAACGGAGCCAATGGTACGAGACGAAAGAA GTGCTGTTTGTTTTGGTTACGATTTGCTTTCGATAGGAGCTCTCCGAGGTAACATGATCAATCAGTTCATAAGGATTCTTCTCCCGTATACTGGATATGGAGCTTTCGAAATCGTAGCACTTCCATATTGCCCACAGACGTTCAGCATTCCACTCACCCCAATACACTCAGAAACTAAACTGAATATAACTAACACTGCTAAAAACGTTTCTAATCTTGAAGCTGTTATCTCCAAAATATCTCAGACGATACAATCAAAGCTAGATTTAAATAATAGGAGTACTGATCATTTCAACGTTATTATATATTTCGATTCATCTGTAAATATTATTACGCCTAATATCATTGAGGAAATCGGTAAATTGAGAAAacttaattgtaaaatatttttagtcaATATTGGATATAATCTGATGCCACAACATCTCATATTAAAATCTTTAAATTGTCATATACTTCAAGTCCCAACATACGAAGACATGTTAAACAAGGCCAGAAATACACCATTTTATTTTAGACCATTACTAAATCTAtcttaa